A segment of the Opitutia bacterium genome:
GTTTCTCATGCTCGCCGGTGAAGACCCAGTAACCGAACTCGCCGCGCACGGAGAGGATTTTGCCGAAGAAGCCCTGGTCCATGAGCCACTTCAATTTCACGAGGCCGGGCAGCCAGAGTTTGTCCTGCACGACGCCGTTCTTGAGGCCGGCGGCGGTGACTTCCTTGGCGAGTGCGAGCGCTTCGGCGGACGTGGTGGCGGTGGGCTTTTCGCAGTAGATGTGTTTCTTCGCGGCGATGGCCTTGCGAACGCCGATGGGGCGCTGGCCGGTGAGCGTGGCGTCGAAGTAGATCTGGTTCGCGGGGTTCGCGAGCTCAGCGTCGAGGTTGGTGGAGATGCGTTTCACGCCGGTGCGGGCGGCGAGCGCCTGGAGTTTCTCCGCGCTGCGACCGACGAGCACGGGATCGGGCACGATGACTTCGGAGTCGGATAGCTTCACGCCGCCCTGATCGATGATCGCCTTGATGGAGCGGATGAGGTGCTGGTTGGTGCCCATGCGTCCGGTGACGCCGTTCATGATGATGCCGAGGGTGTGGACTTTCATAAAGTTGAGAGCTGAGGGTTGAGAGTTGAGAGAAGTGGGCGCCGGAATCTTGAAACTTGTCACTTGTGTCTTGTCCCTTGCGCGCGAAGTGCGCTCAGACGTGGTCGCGGTGGGCTTGGACGATTTTCTTGAGGTAGTCGTCCTGATCGGTGGCCCAGAGGCGCGTGGAGAAGACTTCGACTTCGTTGAAGCCGCGGTAGCCGGTCGCCTCGACCCACGCGCGGATTTGGCGGAGCGGGATGCAGCCTTCGCCCATGAGGCCGCGGTCGTTGAGCATGTCCACGGTCGGCGTGCGCCAATCGCAGACGTGATACGCGAAGAGCGCGCCGAGTTTGCCGCAGCGGGCTATCTCGCGCTCGAGCGCCGGGTCCCACCAGAGATGGTAAACGTCGACCGCGACGCCGACGTAGGGCGAGCGGAGTTGCTCCACCATGTCGTTGGCCTGGCCGAGCGTGTTCACGGCGGAACGGTCGCCGGCATACATCGGGTGCAGCGGCTCGATGGCAAGCTTCACGCCGGCGGCCTGACACTCGGGCAGGAGCGCGGCGATGCCGTCGGTGATTTGCTTGCGCGACTCGACGAGCGATTGGCCGGGCGTGGCGCCGCAGACGAGCACGATGAGCGGCGCGCCGAGCGCGTGCGCCTCGGCGATGGCGCGGCGGTTTTCGTCGAGGGCCTTGGCGCGGTCGGCGGCGGTGAGTGCGGGGAAAAAGCCACCGCGGCAGAGCGAGACGATGCTGAGATCGTGATCGCGCAGCATTTTTCCGGTGGCAGCGATGTCGCGTCCGGCGAGCGTGTCGCGCCAGACCGTGATGCCTTTCACGCCAGCGGCGGAGAACTTCGCGGCGGCGGTCTCGATCGGCCACGGTTTGGTGGTGATCGTGTGGATGCAGAGACGGGAGAAATCGGGAAGCGGAGCGGCGTTCATCTCGAGCAGGATTTGGTCACAGAGGCGGAAGAGGTGGCACAGAGGTCACGGAGAACTGTTTCGTAATGCTCTGTGCGCTCTGTGGTTCTCCGCCTCTCCTCTGTGTCGAAGTTCGATCACTTCAGGCAGCCGAAGAAGGTGTAGTAGGGCTTCGCTTCGATCACGCGCTGGAGGTAGAGAGCAGCTTCGCGGAGGTGGTAGTCGCCCCACTGGCAGGCTTCGCCGCACGGCACCTTCTTGCCCGGCGGGATGTAGTCCCAGCCGTTCGGGCGGTGATAGACGGTGTGGACGAGCAGACCTTGGTGGTCGGGCGCGGTGGCGAGATAGGCGTCGCTGAGGAGCGTGCGCATCGTCGTGAGACCGGCCTGCCAGTAGGTTTTGCCGTCGCCGGTTTCGCCGAGGTAGCGACCGAGGCGGAGCAGGCCTTGCGCGCCGATCGCGGCGGCGGAGGAGTCGACGGGCTCGAAGTCATTGAACGGCTCGGCCGGGCGCGAACGCCAGTCGCCGAGGCGGTGCAGGTGCGGCGCGCCGCCATCCCAATACGGGATGCCGTCGCTGGCGGTGTTGGCGATGAACCAGTCGCAGGTCGCGCGCGCGCCTTTGAGGAGGACCGCTTCCCATTTCGCGCGGCCGCCGAGCGGCGCGAGTTCGGCGTCGCTGAGCGTTTTCAGGAATTCGAGCTCTTCGGCGAAACCCACCATCGCCCACGCGAGACCGCGCGTCCACGTCGTGAAACCGGAGAAACCTTGCTGCGAATTCGGGCAGCGGAAGCGGCCGTCGTTGCGGTTGAAGACAGCTTCGTGCGTCGTGCGGCCGCGCTCGGCCGGGACGTCGTAGCTGTCGCGTCCTTCGCCGTAGTAGATGGAGAACTTCGCGGTGGCGTCGATGTGCTGCAGGCCGCGGTCGAGCAGCGAGTGCGCGGCGTCGTTTTCGCCCATGAGGCGGTGACCGAGGCGATGCGCGACCATGAGGATGCGGACGGAGCGGATCGTATCGACGAAGAGCGAGTGCGGGCCGTTGAACGAGTAGATGTAACCGCCGCCGCCGTGGATCGTGGACCAGCGCGCGGCTTGGACGGCGCCGGAGGTTTTCAGCGCGAGCTCGCAGAAATCGATGTGCGAGGCAGGGAGCTTGCCCTCGTGTTGGAGGCGCAGCCAGTTGCCGAAAGTCGAGAGATTGTTGAAGCCGTGGTCGTGCACGCCGACGTGCGAGACGTGCGAGGCCATGCGCTCGACGGTGAGTTTCTGCGCGGCGTCGGCGAAGTGTTTTTCGCCGGTCGCATCGAACTGAAGGAAGCCGGAGCCGTAGTTGAAACCCTCGGTCCACTCGGTCCAGCCGCGCGCGGTGTATTTGCCAGCGACCGTGAAGACGGGTGAGCCCTTCGCGGGATCGTAGCTGCGGAAAATGGAATCGATCTTCGCGCCGGAGAGTTGCCAGAAGCGCGTCAGCGCCGAGG
Coding sequences within it:
- a CDS encoding sugar phosphate isomerase/epimerase → MNAAPLPDFSRLCIHTITTKPWPIETAAAKFSAAGVKGITVWRDTLAGRDIAATGKMLRDHDLSIVSLCRGGFFPALTAADRAKALDENRRAIAEAHALGAPLIVLVCGATPGQSLVESRKQITDGIAALLPECQAAGVKLAIEPLHPMYAGDRSAVNTLGQANDMVEQLRSPYVGVAVDVYHLWWDPALEREIARCGKLGALFAYHVCDWRTPTVDMLNDRGLMGEGCIPLRQIRAWVEATGYRGFNEVEVFSTRLWATDQDDYLKKIVQAHRDHV
- a CDS encoding glycosyl hydrolase, with the protein product MQIDSTLQPAALASALTRFWQLSGAKIDSIFRSYDPAKGSPVFTVAGKYTARGWTEWTEGFNYGSGFLQFDATGEKHFADAAQKLTVERMASHVSHVGVHDHGFNNLSTFGNWLRLQHEGKLPASHIDFCELALKTSGAVQAARWSTIHGGGGYIYSFNGPHSLFVDTIRSVRILMVAHRLGHRLMGENDAAHSLLDRGLQHIDATAKFSIYYGEGRDSYDVPAERGRTTHEAVFNRNDGRFRCPNSQQGFSGFTTWTRGLAWAMVGFAEELEFLKTLSDAELAPLGGRAKWEAVLLKGARATCDWFIANTASDGIPYWDGGAPHLHRLGDWRSRPAEPFNDFEPVDSSAAAIGAQGLLRLGRYLGETGDGKTYWQAGLTTMRTLLSDAYLATAPDHQGLLVHTVYHRPNGWDYIPPGKKVPCGEACQWGDYHLREAALYLQRVIEAKPYYTFFGCLK